In the genome of Desulfofarcimen acetoxidans DSM 771, one region contains:
- a CDS encoding RNA polymerase sigma factor: MNAEFSTLYQKYKGPIFAYIFYLAGDRAVAEEICQDVFLKVYLNIAKFESRSSFKTWIYKIAKNTYLGHVRTRKKELAIDNIEIFANELEDRGMGPEEHAVNSATKKLIEKTLNKMNEKYRILLILRDIQNLSYKEISGITEMELNAVKTGIFRARKEFQRIYKEMEDL; the protein is encoded by the coding sequence TTGAATGCTGAATTTTCTACTTTATATCAGAAATATAAAGGACCTATATTCGCTTATATTTTTTATCTTGCCGGAGATAGGGCGGTAGCTGAGGAAATATGCCAGGATGTTTTTTTAAAGGTATACTTAAACATTGCCAAATTTGAGAGCAGGTCCAGCTTTAAGACGTGGATTTATAAAATAGCAAAGAATACATATCTTGGCCATGTTCGAACCCGAAAAAAAGAATTGGCAATTGACAACATAGAAATTTTTGCTAATGAATTAGAAGACAGGGGTATGGGCCCCGAAGAACATGCTGTTAATAGTGCAACTAAGAAGCTTATAGAAAAGACATTAAATAAAATGAATGAAAAATATCGAATACTTTTAATTCTGCGGGATATTCAGAATTTATCCTATAAGGAAATAAGCGGTATTACAGAAATGGAGTTAAACGCCGTTAAGACTGGAATTTTTAGAGCGAGAAAAGAGTTTCAGAGAATTTATAAGGAAATGGAGGATCTCTAA
- a CDS encoding CoB--CoM heterodisulfide reductase iron-sulfur subunit A family protein gives MKRVGVFVCWCGSNIGGVVDVARLAAEAGKFPYVVHSVDYKYTCSEPGQKMIVDAIKEHRLDRVVIAACSPRLHEQTFRKTIARAGLNPYLLEIANIREHCSWVHSKEPEKATEKAIDLVRRAVAKVVNLEPLSESSIPITKRALVIGGGIAGIQTALDIADAGHKVVLLEKEPTIGGKMVMLDKTFPTMDCSACISTPKMVAVAEHPNIELLTCCEVVEVSGYIGNFTVKVKQKARFVDHTKCTGCGTCWEKCPKKVPSEFNLNLSLRKAIYIPFPQAVPNKPSIDAENCRYLTEQKCGVCQKVCPVGAIDYEQKDENLEIEVGAIVMATGYELFDWAKAYGEYGYGKYPDVITGLQFERMVNASGPTGGKIIRPSDGKEPKNVVFVKCVGSRDEAKGKAYCSRACCMYTAKHAHQVIEKIADAQAFVFYIDVRTPGKGYEEFYKRTTDEGAQYIRGRVSKILTSGDRLLVKGADTLMGRQVEVEADLVVLATAMIPAKTAQDTARLVGFSVDGDGFYQEAHPKLRPVETNTAGIFLAGTCQGPKDIPDTVAQASAAAVKVCVLFSRREMAADPMVAQVNQSICHGCLACQKVCPYKAIEAKTISERLGGQVIERTVAHVNSGLCQGCGSCTVACRSGAVNLKGFSDEQLLAEVDAICL, from the coding sequence ATGAAGCGGGTAGGGGTTTTTGTTTGCTGGTGCGGTTCAAATATTGGCGGTGTCGTTGACGTTGCCAGACTGGCTGCTGAAGCCGGCAAATTTCCATACGTTGTGCACAGTGTTGATTATAAATATACCTGTTCAGAACCGGGCCAAAAAATGATTGTTGATGCTATTAAAGAACACCGGCTGGACAGAGTGGTTATTGCGGCCTGCTCTCCTCGCCTGCACGAGCAAACCTTTCGCAAGACTATTGCCAGGGCCGGTCTCAACCCTTATTTATTGGAAATAGCTAATATAAGGGAGCATTGTTCCTGGGTCCATAGCAAAGAACCGGAAAAAGCTACTGAAAAAGCAATTGACTTGGTGAGGCGGGCGGTGGCTAAAGTTGTTAATCTGGAACCTCTTTCTGAAAGCAGCATTCCGATAACAAAAAGGGCGCTGGTTATCGGGGGCGGTATTGCAGGTATACAGACAGCTCTGGATATAGCAGACGCCGGGCACAAGGTAGTGCTGCTGGAAAAGGAGCCAACCATTGGTGGTAAAATGGTAATGCTGGACAAGACTTTTCCGACTATGGACTGTTCAGCCTGTATCAGTACTCCAAAAATGGTCGCGGTGGCTGAGCACCCCAATATTGAGCTTTTGACCTGCTGTGAAGTTGTTGAAGTCAGCGGTTATATAGGAAATTTTACGGTGAAGGTTAAGCAGAAAGCTCGTTTTGTGGATCATACAAAGTGTACCGGGTGCGGTACCTGTTGGGAAAAATGTCCTAAAAAGGTGCCGAGTGAATTTAATCTGAATTTAAGTTTACGTAAGGCCATATATATTCCTTTTCCCCAGGCTGTGCCCAATAAGCCCAGTATAGATGCGGAAAACTGCAGGTATTTAACTGAGCAAAAGTGCGGAGTTTGTCAGAAAGTATGCCCGGTGGGAGCTATAGACTATGAGCAAAAAGATGAAAACCTGGAAATAGAAGTCGGTGCTATAGTCATGGCTACCGGCTATGAACTTTTTGATTGGGCTAAAGCATATGGTGAATATGGTTACGGTAAGTATCCCGATGTTATTACCGGTTTGCAATTTGAGAGAATGGTTAATGCCTCGGGGCCTACCGGCGGAAAGATTATCCGTCCGTCAGACGGCAAAGAGCCGAAAAATGTGGTTTTTGTCAAATGTGTCGGCTCCAGAGATGAGGCCAAAGGAAAAGCTTATTGCTCACGTGCCTGCTGCATGTATACAGCCAAGCATGCCCATCAGGTTATAGAAAAAATTGCCGATGCACAGGCTTTTGTCTTCTATATTGATGTGAGGACTCCCGGCAAAGGTTATGAAGAATTTTATAAACGCACTACGGATGAAGGAGCTCAATATATAAGGGGCAGGGTATCAAAAATCTTAACCAGCGGTGACAGGCTACTGGTTAAGGGTGCGGATACTCTGATGGGGCGCCAGGTGGAAGTAGAAGCTGACCTGGTAGTCCTGGCTACAGCTATGATACCGGCTAAAACAGCGCAAGATACTGCCAGGCTGGTAGGTTTTTCAGTAGACGGAGATGGTTTTTATCAGGAGGCTCACCCCAAGCTAAGGCCGGTGGAAACAAATACAGCCGGCATATTTTTGGCCGGTACATGTCAGGGACCTAAAGATATTCCTGATACCGTAGCTCAGGCAAGTGCCGCCGCGGTTAAAGTTTGTGTACTCTTTTCCAGAAGGGAAATGGCAGCTGATCCTATGGTGGCACAAGTTAACCAGTCGATTTGTCATGGTTGCCTGGCCTGCCAAAAAGTATGTCCTTATAAGGCAATCGAAGCTAAAACTATATCTGAACGTTTAGGCGGGCAAGTCATTGAACGCACCGTAGCTCATGTTAACAGCGGTCTTTGCCAGGGTTGCGGTTCGTGTACTGTAGCTTGCCGTTCCGGTGCAGTTAATCTAAAAGGTTTTTCTGATGAACAGCTGTTGGCGGAGGTGGATGCTATATGTCTGTAG
- a CDS encoding FAD/NAD(P)-binding protein: MTDLTGGNPLLPNIATIASIRRETGDVKTFQVVFDDPLAVQSFAHKPGQVALISVFGEGEATISITSSPTVKGFLEFSIKKVGRLTSVLHEIEAGAKVAVRGPYGNGFPLDEMKGKNLLFVGGGIGLAPLRSLIDYVLAEENRSDYGNVEILYGARSMADICFKEDLFNKWTACKDTRVYTTIDREEPEWSGHVGFVPAYLEEIKPVSNNKVAITCGPPVMIKFILMSLQRLGFTEERIITTLEMKMKCGIGKCGRCNIGSKYVCLDGPVFTLKQLKELPPEF, translated from the coding sequence ATGACTGATTTAACCGGCGGTAATCCTTTGCTGCCTAATATAGCCACAATTGCAAGCATCAGGAGAGAGACAGGTGATGTGAAAACCTTTCAAGTGGTTTTTGATGATCCGTTGGCAGTACAAAGTTTTGCCCACAAGCCAGGCCAGGTAGCGCTTATTTCAGTTTTTGGTGAAGGGGAGGCAACTATATCTATTACCTCTTCACCCACTGTTAAAGGTTTCTTGGAATTCAGTATCAAAAAGGTAGGCCGGCTGACTTCTGTTTTGCATGAAATAGAGGCAGGTGCCAAGGTTGCTGTGCGCGGGCCTTACGGAAACGGTTTTCCCCTTGATGAGATGAAAGGTAAGAATTTGCTGTTTGTGGGCGGCGGTATCGGCCTGGCCCCGCTGCGCTCTCTAATTGATTATGTGTTGGCTGAGGAAAACCGCAGTGACTATGGAAATGTGGAGATTCTTTACGGTGCCAGGTCCATGGCGGATATATGCTTTAAAGAGGATTTATTTAATAAATGGACTGCCTGCAAGGACACCAGGGTATATACGACTATTGACCGGGAAGAGCCGGAATGGAGCGGTCATGTCGGTTTTGTACCGGCCTACCTGGAAGAAATAAAGCCAGTATCAAATAATAAGGTTGCTATTACCTGTGGTCCTCCGGTGATGATTAAATTTATTTTGATGAGCCTGCAAAGACTGGGTTTTACTGAGGAGAGAATTATTACCACCTTGGAGATGAAAATGAAATGCGGTATTGGTAAGTGCGGCCGCTGCAATATCGGCAGCAAGTATGTATGCCTGGACGGTCCTGTTTTTACATTGAAGCAGCTGAAGGAACTGCCGCCGGAATTTTAA
- a CDS encoding 4Fe-4S dicluster domain-containing protein, whose protein sequence is MQYKVLEKDKISGFLDYLASKHNLMAPVSEDESFSQFKRVYQASEINLNYTNTVIPPKNYFFPPAENLFSFSAENGGIEIKESRQAENMVIFGLRPCDINGMSMLDPVFNGNFPDSYYGPKRERTILIGLSCQEVMPTCFCKSFGTDPTDGSGADLMLTGLENCFLVEILTDKGAGLLENAGGFFSDESVDKAISEKKLLRDKLAGAFLREPDLSGVKEILDKNFEHPYWEELAAKCIGCGICTFVCPTCHCFNMIDTSRPDATGSRYRCHDSCMFPGFTKMAGGHNPRPTRVERVRNRFMHKLKYHLDRYNLDGCSGCGRCIAKCPVNIDISQIITHIREVVKDD, encoded by the coding sequence ATGCAATACAAAGTTTTAGAGAAGGATAAAATATCTGGCTTTTTGGACTACCTTGCCAGTAAACATAACCTGATGGCGCCTGTCTCAGAAGATGAGAGTTTTAGTCAATTTAAGAGGGTTTATCAAGCTTCCGAGATAAATCTAAACTATACTAATACTGTTATACCTCCTAAAAATTATTTTTTCCCACCTGCGGAGAATTTATTTTCTTTTTCTGCAGAAAATGGGGGAATTGAGATTAAAGAATCAAGACAAGCTGAAAACATGGTTATATTTGGCTTAAGACCTTGTGATATCAATGGCATGTCAATGCTTGACCCGGTTTTTAACGGTAATTTCCCGGACAGTTATTATGGTCCGAAAAGGGAAAGAACTATACTTATCGGTTTAAGTTGCCAGGAGGTAATGCCTACCTGTTTTTGCAAGTCCTTTGGTACAGATCCAACTGATGGGTCAGGTGCCGATTTAATGCTGACAGGTTTAGAAAATTGTTTTTTGGTAGAAATCCTGACTGATAAAGGCGCCGGTCTGCTTGAGAATGCCGGCGGGTTTTTTAGTGATGAGTCAGTGGATAAGGCTATATCAGAAAAAAAGCTGTTAAGAGATAAACTGGCAGGCGCTTTTCTGCGCGAGCCTGATTTATCGGGGGTAAAAGAAATACTGGATAAGAATTTTGAACACCCTTACTGGGAGGAATTGGCGGCTAAATGTATCGGCTGCGGCATATGCACTTTTGTTTGTCCTACCTGTCATTGTTTTAATATGATTGACACCAGCCGGCCTGACGCAACCGGCAGTCGCTACCGCTGCCATGATTCCTGTATGTTTCCCGGTTTTACTAAAATGGCCGGTGGACATAATCCCAGGCCAACCAGAGTGGAGCGTGTTCGAAACAGATTTATGCATAAACTTAAATACCATCTGGATCGATATAATCTGGACGGGTGCAGTGGCTGCGGCAGGTGCATTGCCAAGTGTCCCGTAAATATAGATATCAGTCAAATAATAACTCATATCAGGGAGGTAGTTAAGGATGACTGA
- a CDS encoding anti-sigma factor family protein, producing the protein MPCAYIEKIKDYLEEKLPKKEMEAMEKHLESCKECQAKLDNYLDNKLNLETETPDVEDKVLVSKIKARIKGMRRITLYGLLGFTLGLFSRFYTLDNFFLTKAVMALPYKLAEFVLSIFFSGNVPLFWEGGGYHYQGKMGLFPYHPMLDILATTVTPSIIASFIAVIIGYLLSDKRVFPRKHIIKFAATWLIILLVWIGILYGTYNHALGKINNLEGINAMTVYTIEENNTSWLITIDNDALMNEKYARLITIISEAEKVGKKIYPQGKNGYEMLVNFSGGGTIPIFVDNDSGEMVVRDGNAYQIPPEKLEYINRVLGGIQND; encoded by the coding sequence ATGCCCTGTGCTTATATAGAAAAAATAAAAGATTATTTAGAAGAAAAACTCCCCAAGAAGGAGATGGAAGCCATGGAAAAACACTTGGAGAGCTGTAAGGAGTGCCAGGCAAAACTAGATAATTATCTTGATAATAAGCTGAATTTGGAGACGGAGACACCGGATGTGGAAGACAAAGTCTTAGTTAGTAAAATAAAAGCCAGGATAAAAGGGATGAGGCGAATTACCCTATATGGCCTTTTAGGATTTACCTTGGGGTTATTCTCCAGATTTTATACTTTGGATAATTTTTTCTTAACGAAGGCAGTTATGGCTTTGCCTTATAAACTGGCGGAATTTGTTTTAAGCATTTTCTTTTCAGGAAATGTCCCACTGTTTTGGGAAGGGGGGGGTTATCATTATCAGGGGAAAATGGGCCTTTTTCCTTATCATCCAATGCTGGACATTTTGGCAACTACCGTAACGCCGTCAATAATTGCATCATTTATTGCTGTAATTATCGGTTATCTACTGAGTGATAAAAGGGTTTTCCCCCGCAAACATATTATTAAGTTCGCAGCAACCTGGCTGATTATTTTGCTGGTTTGGATTGGTATTCTTTACGGCACATATAATCATGCATTAGGAAAAATTAATAATCTTGAGGGGATTAACGCCATGACCGTTTATACCATAGAAGAAAACAATACATCATGGCTGATAACAATTGATAATGATGCACTAATGAATGAAAAATATGCTAGGCTGATAACTATAATATCCGAGGCAGAAAAAGTCGGGAAAAAGATTTATCCCCAAGGGAAGAATGGTTATGAAATGTTAGTAAATTTCTCCGGGGGAGGAACAATTCCAATTTTTGTGGACAACGATAGTGGAGAAATGGTTGTGAGAGATGGTAACGCCTATCAAATTCCACCTGAAAAACTGGAATATATTAATAGAGTATTAGGAGGGATACAAAATGACTAA
- a CDS encoding hydrogenase iron-sulfur subunit codes for MSVDTGEKYEPKIIGFCCNWCAYAGADLAGISRLSYPTNIKIIRVPCSSRVNPQFILKAFQKGADGVMVSGUHPGDCHYVNGNYYTRRRYQVFKRLMEFVGFEPGRFNTRWISGSEGDKFAQTVKELSENIAMLGPNKKMREEK; via the coding sequence ATGTCTGTAGACACAGGTGAAAAATACGAGCCTAAAATTATAGGTTTTTGCTGCAACTGGTGTGCTTATGCAGGAGCTGATTTAGCGGGCATCAGCAGGCTCAGCTATCCCACTAACATAAAAATAATCAGGGTGCCTTGCTCCAGCAGAGTAAACCCTCAATTTATACTTAAGGCCTTTCAAAAAGGCGCTGACGGTGTAATGGTTTCCGGCTGACATCCCGGCGACTGCCATTATGTTAATGGCAATTATTATACCAGAAGGCGTTATCAGGTGTTTAAGCGTTTAATGGAATTTGTAGGTTTTGAACCTGGAAGATTTAATACACGCTGGATTTCCGGTTCAGAAGGGGATAAATTTGCTCAAACCGTTAAAGAGTTAAGCGAAAACATTGCCATGCTTGGCCCAAACAAAAAAATGAGGGAAGAAAAATGA
- a CDS encoding 4Fe-4S dicluster domain-containing protein: protein MNNITLELRKQARKLLEDQVVQLVIGYGRGSDPFRVTPVFVRHPDFVDSLIWNPFCINNLAKYLIEYRYLPGKIAVVIKGCDSRAVNRLIQDNQIERDKIVLLGVPCTGILEAEKVAKTTGYQLELERCSEQEEKFTLHTSSGDFSFAAKDSLITKCYSCYNHNPVVFDIMLGPAAKENPAAVKYSEVESLEKLNVKEKSEYWDMYFSRCLRCYACRNVCTACTCQECIFNQAKPAWVDRINNLSNNTSFHLIRAFHVAGRCVDCGECDRVCPVNIPLRHLNQKILKDLQELYDAPIPGADLETGPALGCFVTEDPEEFM, encoded by the coding sequence ATGAATAATATCACTCTGGAATTAAGAAAACAGGCCAGGAAGTTATTAGAGGATCAGGTTGTTCAACTGGTTATCGGTTATGGAAGGGGTTCTGACCCTTTCCGTGTAACACCTGTTTTTGTACGCCACCCGGACTTTGTGGACAGCCTTATCTGGAATCCTTTTTGTATTAATAACCTGGCCAAGTATTTAATTGAATACAGGTATTTGCCCGGTAAAATAGCTGTGGTGATTAAAGGCTGTGATTCACGTGCGGTTAACCGTTTGATTCAAGATAATCAAATAGAACGGGATAAAATCGTTTTGCTGGGCGTTCCCTGCACCGGTATTCTGGAGGCGGAGAAAGTTGCCAAGACAACAGGTTATCAATTGGAACTGGAAAGGTGCAGCGAGCAAGAGGAGAAGTTTACTTTGCATACATCAAGCGGTGACTTCAGTTTTGCTGCAAAAGACAGCTTAATCACTAAATGCTATAGCTGTTATAATCATAATCCGGTAGTGTTTGATATAATGCTGGGACCTGCAGCTAAGGAAAACCCGGCAGCGGTTAAGTACTCAGAGGTTGAAAGTTTGGAGAAATTGAACGTTAAGGAAAAAAGTGAATACTGGGATATGTATTTCAGCCGCTGCTTGCGTTGTTATGCTTGCCGCAATGTATGCACGGCCTGTACCTGCCAGGAGTGTATCTTCAATCAGGCTAAACCTGCCTGGGTAGACAGAATAAATAACCTGTCCAACAACACCTCTTTTCATTTAATCAGAGCTTTTCACGTAGCCGGGCGCTGTGTGGATTGCGGCGAGTGTGATCGAGTCTGTCCGGTGAATATACCCTTGAGACATTTAAACCAAAAGATACTTAAAGATCTGCAGGAGTTATACGATGCCCCGATTCCCGGTGCAGACCTTGAAACTGGCCCGGCACTGGGCTGCTTTGTGACTGAAGACCCGGAAGAATTTATGTAG